Proteins from one Mycobacterium sp. SMC-2 genomic window:
- a CDS encoding MlaD family protein, translating into MQPVKLLRSPKLWGVGALAILTVLAITAAAVYISPPGQKTVVFYTDDASSVRRGDDVRIAGITVGKVKDLSIEPSRVKVRASLDQDAFVGDQSQVQVRMLTVVGGYYVNLVSLGDKPLGQKPIPLERVTMPYNLMRTLADATKVTDHVNPKPIRESLDEMQAGLTGTNVDALTAVINAGNALTATIDKQRGQISQILNLSDEYIESLSNYRDKLKELVSKISVLEQTLVLYGKGFGGALKGMGDIADAFLVPYAKFWVNHREEFIQKVREWQDRVRRWADNNSRIVPRLRRIRDKIERVLDAQNARPELLATDLCIPMPGSPC; encoded by the coding sequence GTGCAACCAGTGAAACTCCTCAGGAGCCCGAAGTTGTGGGGTGTGGGTGCGCTGGCCATCCTGACGGTCCTCGCGATCACCGCGGCCGCCGTCTATATCAGCCCCCCCGGGCAGAAAACGGTCGTCTTCTACACCGATGACGCGTCATCGGTCCGCCGGGGCGACGACGTTCGGATCGCGGGAATAACCGTCGGCAAGGTCAAGGACCTGTCGATCGAGCCGAGTCGGGTGAAGGTCCGTGCGAGCCTGGATCAGGACGCCTTCGTCGGCGACCAGTCGCAAGTTCAGGTTCGCATGCTCACAGTCGTCGGCGGCTATTACGTCAATCTGGTGTCACTCGGCGACAAACCCTTGGGGCAGAAGCCTATTCCGCTGGAACGGGTGACGATGCCGTACAACCTGATGCGCACCCTCGCCGACGCGACGAAGGTCACCGACCATGTCAACCCAAAGCCGATTCGGGAATCGCTGGACGAAATGCAGGCAGGCCTCACCGGGACGAACGTGGACGCCCTGACCGCGGTCATCAATGCCGGGAACGCGCTGACCGCCACCATAGACAAACAGCGCGGCCAGATCTCCCAGATTCTGAATCTATCGGACGAGTACATCGAATCGTTGAGTAACTATCGAGACAAGCTCAAGGAGCTTGTCTCCAAGATCTCGGTTCTGGAGCAGACACTCGTCTTGTACGGCAAGGGATTTGGCGGTGCGCTGAAGGGGATGGGTGACATCGCTGACGCATTTCTCGTCCCCTACGCCAAGTTCTGGGTGAACCATCGCGAGGAGTTCATCCAGAAGGTCCGCGAGTGGCAGGACCGCGTCAGGAGGTGGGCGGATAACAACAGCAGGATCGTGCCCCGATTGCGGCGTATCAGGGACAAGATCGAGCGTGTCCTGGACGCCCAAAACGCGCGCCCAGAGCTGCTCGCCACCGACCTGTGCATCCCGATGCCGGGAAGTCCCTGCTGA
- a CDS encoding MlaD family protein, with product MSAEAEARRLSIIGLAVISCLAVVWLIIIAGPFGERPANRISVVMDMPYVGQGVAAGTPLMMHGVTIGKVTAVSSLSGGDVRLHADLESTPTAQLTDALGVDFRPANYFGVTGINLVPGAGGQPLRNGTRISTVPKGNFTLQALLSRLGEITGGVVTPQLVDVVNRATRYTDGLNPLIESMMTVANSVAKVQTVSTEQLLRNTAGISVAFPSFVAAATAAGYGFNQGSGFVTSNVSGKDALPGQDMVTVPGEPVTAQYWKQRVVVTLDVMANSFFGALGKLLSSHTRDLLPAVNLVQTLTDTVPGLITPAGIADTLVQLRTRFEKLYGGSPEQRALQVHIVLDQIPGVQGPVAAMGGP from the coding sequence ATGTCGGCGGAAGCCGAGGCGCGACGGCTGAGCATCATCGGCCTCGCGGTCATTTCGTGTCTGGCCGTGGTGTGGTTGATCATCATCGCCGGCCCGTTCGGCGAACGCCCCGCGAATCGTATCTCCGTGGTGATGGACATGCCGTACGTCGGCCAGGGGGTGGCCGCGGGCACCCCGCTGATGATGCACGGCGTCACCATAGGGAAGGTCACGGCGGTATCGAGCCTGTCCGGCGGTGATGTGCGCCTTCACGCCGATTTGGAGTCGACCCCCACCGCGCAACTGACCGACGCGCTGGGTGTCGACTTCCGTCCGGCCAATTACTTCGGCGTGACCGGTATCAATCTGGTTCCCGGCGCCGGGGGCCAACCGCTGCGCAACGGCACGCGGATCAGCACGGTGCCGAAAGGCAATTTCACTCTGCAGGCACTGTTGTCCCGTCTGGGGGAGATCACGGGTGGCGTGGTGACGCCCCAATTGGTCGACGTCGTCAACAGGGCTACCAGGTATACCGATGGGCTGAACCCGTTGATCGAATCGATGATGACCGTGGCGAATTCGGTTGCCAAGGTCCAGACCGTGAGCACCGAGCAGCTGCTCAGGAACACGGCGGGGATCAGCGTGGCATTTCCGTCGTTCGTCGCGGCCGCAACCGCTGCCGGTTACGGCTTCAACCAGGGTTCCGGGTTCGTGACGTCCAACGTGTCCGGAAAGGACGCCCTGCCCGGACAGGACATGGTTACCGTCCCTGGCGAGCCGGTGACCGCACAGTACTGGAAACAGCGAGTCGTGGTGACGCTGGATGTGATGGCCAACTCGTTTTTTGGCGCGCTCGGAAAGCTGCTGTCATCGCATACCCGCGACCTGCTTCCCGCGGTCAACCTGGTTCAGACACTTACCGATACGGTGCCGGGCCTGATAACGCCCGCGGGTATCGCGGACACGTTAGTGCAACTGCGAACCCGTTTCGAGAAGCTCTACGGCGGATCACCCGAACAGCGCGCGCTGCAAGTACACATCGTGCTCGATCAGATTCCCGGTGTGCAGGGTCCGGTTGCCGCGATGGGGGGGCCATGA
- a CDS encoding MlaE family ABC transporter permease codes for MVPTKHLREPFRSAGQWATFIAQTVWLLPITVRRYRRETLQVMNNLAWGRASIIVDGGVISVLAVLGVTVGAIVAIEAFATLNLIGLGALAGIIGGWGNVREMAPLVAGVAFASQAGCRMTAEIGSMRIADEIDATEAMGLRAIPFVVGTRVVGALMCVIPGFLLTLVVSFVTSDMVIRVLYNQPGGTYNHYFVEFLTPADIAASLLKATVYCAAVTLIHCYYGFFASGGPVGVGEASGRAIRASLVMIMVLDLATTIMLWGLRPQFVFKG; via the coding sequence CTGGTGCCAACCAAGCACCTGCGCGAGCCGTTCCGCTCGGCCGGCCAGTGGGCGACCTTCATCGCTCAAACGGTATGGCTGCTACCGATCACCGTGCGCCGCTACCGGCGCGAAACGCTGCAAGTGATGAACAATCTGGCCTGGGGCCGGGCCTCGATAATCGTCGACGGCGGCGTTATCAGCGTGCTGGCGGTCCTGGGCGTCACGGTCGGAGCCATCGTCGCCATCGAGGCCTTCGCGACATTGAACCTCATCGGTCTCGGGGCATTGGCCGGCATCATCGGCGGGTGGGGAAATGTGCGGGAGATGGCACCGCTGGTCGCCGGGGTAGCCTTCGCCTCCCAGGCCGGCTGCCGAATGACTGCCGAAATCGGCTCCATGCGCATTGCCGACGAAATCGATGCCACGGAAGCCATGGGGCTCAGGGCGATCCCGTTCGTGGTCGGTACGCGCGTGGTCGGCGCATTGATGTGTGTCATACCCGGCTTCCTGCTGACCCTGGTGGTGAGCTTCGTGACGTCGGACATGGTGATCCGCGTCCTCTACAACCAGCCGGGCGGCACCTACAATCACTACTTCGTCGAGTTTCTCACCCCGGCCGACATTGCGGCCTCACTGCTGAAAGCGACCGTCTACTGCGCGGCGGTGACATTGATCCATTGCTACTACGGCTTTTTCGCGTCCGGAGGACCGGTCGGCGTTGGCGAGGCCTCCGGTCGGGCCATTCGTGCCAGCCTCGTCATGATCATGGTCCTGGATCTCGCCACCACCATCATGCTGTGGGGCCTTCGTCCACAGTTCGTGTTCAAGGGGTAG
- a CDS encoding MlaD family protein — translation MTVTASMFRRVLRTGAAALMAAAIMGANTSCGFGDRHDAAFCALMPDTIGLYVGNPVTQMGYPIGKVTSIKPGPTHVRVDFTITEQRPLPDDVKAIIRSPSILSDRSLELVGNYAGGPKLESATCISPDRSLSPKTLSEVIGSADKFLNDINSDGSTNVADTVRGLQRLAHNNGAAANHLLTVSSALLDSPDQAISDIGSIVRNVAQLTTALNEMRGPMKEILLDARTTTGDLATALDGTARLAGPVGIGTLGPLLESVGVLETRLGDETQLTLDTVSLLVRKLSPHANALASLFDAVPGWINTAANHFNAKQFGTFNIAYRPPLFRVRTHDGLALCGAMNAKMPGSCADVNGQPYAVDVALLQYVLQQASHP, via the coding sequence ATGACCGTGACCGCGAGCATGTTTCGCCGAGTGCTCCGCACCGGAGCCGCGGCCCTCATGGCCGCCGCAATCATGGGTGCGAATACCTCGTGCGGATTCGGAGACCGGCATGACGCCGCCTTCTGCGCATTGATGCCGGACACGATCGGTCTGTATGTCGGCAACCCGGTCACCCAGATGGGTTACCCCATAGGGAAAGTCACATCCATCAAGCCTGGGCCCACCCACGTTCGAGTTGACTTCACGATCACCGAGCAGCGGCCGCTTCCCGACGATGTCAAAGCGATCATCCGATCGCCGTCGATCCTGTCCGATCGTTCGCTGGAACTGGTGGGCAACTACGCGGGCGGCCCAAAGCTGGAGTCGGCGACCTGTATCTCCCCGGATCGGTCTCTTTCGCCGAAGACGCTGTCCGAAGTCATCGGATCGGCTGACAAATTTCTCAACGACATCAACTCCGACGGGTCAACGAATGTCGCCGACACCGTCCGCGGGCTGCAGCGGTTGGCGCACAACAACGGTGCGGCAGCGAACCACCTGTTGACGGTGTCGTCCGCACTGCTCGACAGCCCCGACCAAGCGATCAGCGATATCGGCTCGATCGTCCGGAACGTCGCTCAGCTCACCACGGCGCTGAACGAGATGAGGGGGCCGATGAAGGAAATCCTGCTCGATGCGCGGACCACCACCGGCGACCTCGCGACGGCGCTCGACGGGACTGCGCGACTCGCCGGCCCGGTCGGAATAGGAACCCTCGGCCCGCTGCTCGAGTCGGTGGGCGTTCTGGAAACCAGGCTGGGCGACGAGACGCAGCTGACGCTGGACACGGTGAGCCTCCTAGTCAGAAAACTGAGCCCACACGCGAACGCTCTCGCCAGTCTGTTCGACGCCGTTCCGGGGTGGATCAATACGGCGGCCAACCATTTCAATGCAAAGCAGTTCGGCACCTTCAACATCGCCTACCGGCCCCCGTTGTTCCGGGTTCGCACACACGACGGGCTGGCGCTGTGCGGCGCGATGAACGCGAAGATGCCGGGCAGTTGCGCCGACGTCAACGGTCAACCGTACGCCGTCGACGTCGCGCTGCTCCAGTATGTGCTCCAGCAAGCGAGCCACCCATGA
- a CDS encoding MlaD family protein, translated as MIKPRAALWRFVLSSVLAAVVFILIMNVLRQPVSGQTRSYTAEFADVSGLHIDADVRVRGVRVGKVKAMRLERKAGQSIAEVDLNLDRRYAVVPATRLAIKYQALTGLRYIDVANPSEQPSATTVSDIPLSMTQPSFDITALFNGLQPVLATLSPDDINTFTANAASFLQGDGGGLGQMLDGIRKLTEFVSDRQQVVATLMRNLSAIADTFGGHSKDFVQVLDWLNRPVDAALSVLDEFRKSELYGPVFTSAAVRLLENAGFKPGVADIDDGLDRAITVFDDYTDAFKRVPVMWDNVEPPGQPGTPLPCSRGRAQLPQTMDVLLNGQRVILCNQ; from the coding sequence ATGATCAAACCGAGGGCCGCCCTGTGGCGATTCGTGTTGAGCAGCGTGCTTGCCGCGGTGGTGTTCATCCTGATCATGAACGTGCTGCGCCAGCCGGTCTCCGGCCAAACACGTTCGTATACCGCTGAATTCGCCGACGTATCGGGGCTGCACATCGATGCCGACGTGCGTGTAAGAGGGGTGCGGGTGGGAAAGGTCAAGGCGATGCGGCTCGAGCGCAAAGCGGGCCAGAGCATAGCCGAGGTCGACCTCAACCTCGACAGACGCTACGCGGTGGTGCCGGCGACCCGACTGGCGATCAAATACCAGGCGCTCACCGGATTGCGATACATCGACGTGGCCAACCCGTCGGAGCAGCCTTCGGCCACAACCGTGAGTGACATACCGCTGAGCATGACGCAGCCGTCGTTCGACATCACCGCCCTGTTCAACGGGCTGCAGCCGGTCCTTGCGACGCTGAGCCCCGACGACATCAACACGTTCACGGCGAACGCCGCATCCTTCCTGCAGGGCGACGGCGGTGGCCTCGGGCAGATGTTGGATGGCATCCGGAAGCTGACCGAGTTCGTGTCCGACCGGCAGCAGGTCGTTGCGACGTTGATGCGCAACCTCAGCGCGATTGCCGACACATTCGGTGGGCATTCAAAGGATTTCGTCCAGGTGCTGGACTGGCTGAACCGGCCCGTGGATGCCGCGCTTTCCGTGCTGGATGAGTTCCGCAAGTCCGAGCTGTACGGGCCGGTGTTCACCTCGGCTGCGGTGCGGCTCCTCGAAAACGCCGGCTTCAAACCGGGAGTTGCGGACATCGACGACGGGCTCGACCGCGCGATCACCGTGTTCGACGATTACACCGACGCTTTCAAGCGCGTACCGGTCATGTGGGACAACGTCGAGCCACCGGGGCAGCCGGGCACCCCGCTGCCGTGTTCAAGGGGCCGCGCGCAACTGCCGCAGACGATGGACGTGCTGCTCAACGGGCAACGGGTGATCCTGTGCAACCAGTGA